A section of the Neorhizobium galegae bv. orientalis str. HAMBI 540 genome encodes:
- the purF gene encoding amidophosphoribosyltransferase — protein sequence MKQPVSETFAEDSVNEWDGDTLHEECGVFGILGHPEAATLTALGLHALQHRGQEAAGIVSFDGLRFHSERRMGLVGDHYTDPVTLARLPGNIAIGHNRYSTTGEVALRNVQPLFAELEVGGIAVAHNGNFTNGLTLRRQLIAGGAICQSTSDTEVVLHLIARSRYSSTADRFIDAIRQMEGGYSMLAVTRTKLIAARDPTGIRPLVMGELDGKPIFASETCALDIIGAKFVRDVENGEVIICEIQPDGSISIDARKAGNGQPERLCLFEYVYFARPDSVVGGRSVYVARKNMGINLAKEAPVEADVVVPVPDGGTPAALGYAQESGIPFEYGIIRNHYVGRTFIEPTQQIRAFGVKLKHSANRAMIEGKRVVLVDDSVVRGTTSLKIVRMIRDAGAKEVHLRVASPMIYYPDFYGIDTPDRDKLLANQYDSLEAMCRYIGADSLEFLSINGLYRAVGGEDRNNARPQFTDHYFTGDYPTRLLDKDGETMGRKVSVLASNG from the coding sequence ATGAAACAGCCGGTTTCCGAGACATTCGCCGAGGACAGCGTCAATGAGTGGGATGGCGATACGCTGCATGAGGAATGCGGCGTGTTCGGCATTCTCGGCCATCCCGAGGCCGCGACGCTGACGGCGCTCGGGCTGCACGCCCTGCAGCACCGCGGCCAGGAAGCGGCCGGCATCGTCTCCTTCGACGGCTTGCGCTTCCATTCGGAACGCCGCATGGGCCTCGTCGGCGACCATTACACCGACCCTGTCACCCTTGCCCGCCTGCCCGGCAATATTGCCATCGGCCACAACCGTTATTCGACCACCGGCGAAGTCGCGCTGCGCAACGTCCAGCCGCTGTTTGCCGAACTCGAAGTCGGCGGCATCGCGGTTGCCCACAATGGCAATTTCACTAACGGCCTGACGCTGCGCCGGCAATTGATCGCCGGTGGCGCCATCTGTCAGTCGACCTCCGATACCGAAGTCGTCCTGCACCTCATCGCCCGCTCCCGTTATTCGTCGACCGCCGACCGGTTCATCGATGCGATACGGCAGATGGAAGGCGGTTATTCGATGCTCGCCGTCACCCGCACCAAGCTGATCGCCGCGCGCGACCCCACCGGCATCCGCCCGCTGGTCATGGGCGAACTCGACGGCAAGCCGATCTTCGCCTCGGAAACCTGCGCGCTCGACATCATCGGCGCCAAGTTCGTCCGCGACGTGGAGAATGGCGAAGTCATCATCTGCGAGATCCAGCCGGACGGTTCGATCTCGATCGATGCCCGCAAGGCCGGCAACGGCCAGCCGGAGCGCCTCTGCCTGTTCGAATACGTCTATTTCGCCCGCCCCGATTCCGTCGTCGGCGGCCGCAGCGTCTATGTCGCCCGCAAGAACATGGGCATCAACCTCGCGAAAGAAGCGCCGGTCGAAGCCGACGTCGTTGTGCCGGTGCCGGATGGTGGCACGCCCGCTGCCTTGGGTTACGCGCAGGAAAGCGGCATTCCATTCGAATACGGCATCATCCGCAACCACTATGTCGGCCGCACCTTCATCGAGCCGACCCAACAGATCCGCGCCTTCGGCGTCAAGCTCAAGCATTCCGCCAATCGGGCGATGATCGAGGGCAAGCGCGTCGTGCTCGTCGACGATTCGGTGGTGCGCGGCACGACGTCGCTGAAGATCGTCCGGATGATCCGCGATGCCGGCGCCAAGGAAGTGCATCTGCGCGTCGCCAGCCCGATGATCTATTATCCGGATTTCTACGGCATCGACACGCCGGACCGCGACAAGCTGCTCGCCAACCAGTACGACAGCCTGGAAGCCATGTGCCGGTATATCGGTGCGGACTCGCTGGAATTTCTGTCGATCAATGGCCTCTACCGCGCCGTCGGCGGCGAAGACCGCAACAACGCCCGCCCGCAATTCACCGACCACTACTTTACCGGCGACTATCCCACCCGCCTGCTCGACAAGGACGGCGAGACGATGGGGCGCAAGGTTTCGGTTCTGGCCAGCAACGGGTGA
- a CDS encoding type II toxin-antitoxin system RelE/ParE family toxin, whose protein sequence is MIEDHAYISLENPPAADRFVLDIFAKVHSFAELGLTGVEREFGTGIRSFAYRERIIFFRISETELTVLRVLHGHQNVSPDDFTTSET, encoded by the coding sequence TTGATCGAAGATCACGCCTATATATCTCTCGAAAATCCCCCCGCAGCAGATCGGTTTGTTCTCGACATCTTTGCAAAGGTTCACTCCTTCGCCGAGCTCGGTCTGACCGGTGTCGAGCGAGAATTCGGCACCGGCATCCGTAGCTTCGCCTATCGAGAACGGATCATCTTCTTTCGGATCAGCGAGACCGAGTTGACCGTTCTCCGCGTCCTGCACGGCCACCAGAACGTCTCCCCCGACGATTTCACGACAAGCGAAACCTGA
- the rplI gene encoding 50S ribosomal protein L9 produces the protein MQVILLERVPKLGQMGETVKVRDGFARNYLLPLGKALRSNEANKKRFESERATLEARNLERKGEALKVAEVLDGKSFVVVRAAGETGQLYGSVAARDIVDALAADGFTIGRNQVDLNTPIKEIGLHKVSLHLHAEVEVSVQLNVARSTEEAERQSQGESLTSADAIYGVDEDALRPEDFFDPEADGAGEDE, from the coding sequence ATGCAAGTCATTCTGCTTGAACGCGTACCGAAGCTTGGCCAGATGGGCGAAACCGTCAAGGTCCGCGACGGCTTTGCCCGCAACTACCTTCTGCCGCTCGGCAAGGCTCTCCGCTCCAACGAAGCCAACAAGAAGCGCTTCGAATCCGAGCGCGCCACGCTCGAAGCCCGCAACCTCGAGCGCAAGGGCGAAGCCCTGAAGGTCGCCGAAGTTCTCGACGGCAAGTCCTTCGTCGTCGTGCGCGCCGCCGGCGAAACCGGCCAGCTCTATGGCTCCGTCGCTGCCCGTGACATCGTCGACGCGTTGGCTGCCGACGGCTTCACCATCGGCCGCAACCAGGTCGACCTCAACACGCCGATCAAGGAAATCGGCCTGCACAAGGTCTCCCTGCACCTGCATGCGGAAGTCGAAGTTTCGGTCCAGCTGAACGTCGCCCGCTCGACGGAAGAAGCTGAACGTCAGTCCCAGGGCGAAAGCCTCACCTCGGCCGACGCCATCTACGGCGTCGACGAAGATGCCCTGCGTCCGGAAGACTTCTTCGATCCGGAAGCCGACGGCGCCGGCGAAGACGAATAA
- a CDS encoding replicative DNA helicase, giving the protein MNDAVRKLANIQPAEPHYREAPNNIEAEQALLGAILVNNDAYYRVSDFLKPVHLYEPLHRKIFEVTGDIIRMGKTANPVTIKTFLPADDKVGDLTVAQYLARLASEAVSIINAEDYGRAIYDLALRRALITIGEDMVNIAFDAPLDMPPQTQIEDTERRLFELAENGRYDGGFQSFNDAVALAIDMAGQAFERDGHLSGVSTGIMSLDSKMGGLQRSDLIVLAGRPGMGKTSLATNIAYNIAASYEPEVQPDGSYKAKNGGVVGFYSLEMSAEQLATRIISEQTEVSSSKIRRGDITEADFEKLVACSQMMQKVPLFIDQTGGISIAQLSARARRLKRQRGLDCLVVDYIQLMTGSGKSGENRVQEITQITTGLKALGKELNVPIIALSQLSRQVESRDDKRPQLSDLRESGSIEQDADVVLFVFREEYYVKNMEPRDIADPKYPEWEALMDKVKGTADVIIAKQRHGPTGTVKLAFQSEYTRFADLADPSFTQYEEH; this is encoded by the coding sequence ATGAACGACGCAGTACGCAAGCTCGCCAACATCCAGCCGGCAGAGCCGCATTACCGCGAAGCCCCGAACAATATCGAGGCCGAACAGGCGCTTCTCGGCGCGATCCTGGTCAATAACGACGCCTATTACCGCGTCTCCGATTTCCTGAAGCCCGTCCATCTCTACGAGCCGCTGCACCGCAAGATCTTCGAGGTCACCGGCGACATCATCCGCATGGGCAAGACCGCCAACCCGGTGACGATCAAGACCTTCCTGCCCGCCGACGACAAGGTCGGCGACCTGACGGTGGCGCAATATCTCGCCCGCCTCGCCTCAGAAGCCGTGTCGATCATCAATGCGGAGGACTACGGCCGGGCGATCTACGACCTGGCGCTCCGCCGCGCGCTGATCACCATCGGCGAGGACATGGTCAACATCGCCTTCGACGCGCCGCTCGACATGCCGCCGCAGACCCAGATCGAGGATACCGAACGGCGGCTGTTCGAACTCGCTGAAAACGGCCGGTACGACGGCGGCTTCCAGTCGTTCAACGATGCGGTGGCGCTTGCCATCGACATGGCCGGCCAGGCCTTCGAGCGAGACGGCCATCTTTCCGGTGTCTCGACCGGCATCATGTCTCTCGACAGCAAGATGGGCGGGCTTCAGCGCTCCGACTTGATCGTGCTTGCGGGACGCCCGGGCATGGGCAAGACCTCGCTTGCGACCAACATCGCCTATAACATTGCCGCCTCCTACGAGCCGGAAGTGCAGCCGGACGGCTCGTACAAGGCCAAGAACGGCGGCGTCGTCGGCTTCTATTCGCTCGAAATGTCGGCCGAACAGCTCGCCACCCGTATCATCTCCGAGCAGACGGAAGTCTCCTCGTCAAAGATCCGCCGCGGCGACATCACCGAGGCGGATTTCGAAAAGCTCGTCGCCTGCAGCCAAATGATGCAGAAGGTGCCGCTGTTCATCGACCAGACCGGCGGTATCTCGATTGCCCAGCTTTCCGCCCGCGCCCGCCGACTGAAGCGCCAGCGCGGCCTCGATTGCCTGGTGGTCGACTATATCCAGCTGATGACCGGCTCGGGCAAATCCGGCGAGAACCGCGTCCAGGAAATCACCCAGATCACCACCGGCCTGAAGGCGCTCGGCAAGGAACTCAACGTGCCGATCATCGCGCTGTCGCAGCTCTCGCGCCAGGTGGAAAGCCGTGACGACAAACGCCCGCAGCTCTCCGACCTTCGCGAATCGGGCTCGATCGAACAGGACGCCGACGTGGTGCTGTTCGTGTTCCGCGAGGAATACTACGTGAAGAACATGGAACCCCGCGACATCGCCGACCCGAAATATCCCGAATGGGAAGCGCTGATGGACAAGGTGAAGGGCACCGCCGACGTGATCATCGCCAAGCAGCGCCACGGGCCGACCGGCACCGTCAAGCTCGCCTTCCAGTCCGAATACACCCGCTTCGCCGATTTGGCCGATCCGAGCTTTACGCAATACGAAGAGCATTGA
- the alr gene encoding alanine racemase, whose translation MTDFDSELSYPDDFDIAPVRLTVDLGALGDNWRQMARRSGTARTAAVVKADAYGLGLEDCGITLYEAGARDFFVAVVQEGMTLRTYAPDARIYVLSGIWPGQERMFFEHDLVPVLASEEQLAFWMSVTSEYGDHPCALQVDTGFNRLGLPLEDAIAFANDVSRPASFSPVLVLSHLHSGDTPSSPLNQKQLSAFQRVAEAFEGIETSLSASAGIFLGPDYHFDLTRPGIALYGGEAVAGVPNPMKPVAKAEARIIQIRDGKKGETVSYGGTYQLSRDSRLAVVSAGYADGYKRALSGSGVPLRKTVAQGGFGFVAGRKVPVIGRITMDLTIFDVTDIPASNIQAGDYVELFGPNVALDDVARAAGTIGYELLTSLGLRYERRYIYPDD comes from the coding sequence ATGACCGATTTCGACAGCGAGCTTTCCTATCCCGACGATTTCGATATCGCGCCGGTCCGGCTGACGGTCGACCTGGGGGCGCTTGGCGACAATTGGCGGCAGATGGCGCGGCGGTCGGGAACGGCGCGGACGGCGGCCGTCGTCAAGGCCGATGCCTACGGGCTCGGGCTCGAGGATTGCGGCATCACGCTTTACGAGGCCGGCGCCCGGGATTTCTTCGTGGCGGTGGTGCAGGAAGGCATGACGCTGCGCACCTATGCGCCCGACGCCCGGATCTACGTGCTCTCCGGCATCTGGCCCGGCCAGGAGCGGATGTTCTTCGAACACGATCTGGTGCCGGTTCTGGCCTCGGAAGAACAGCTCGCCTTCTGGATGTCGGTAACATCGGAATATGGCGACCACCCCTGCGCGCTGCAGGTGGACACCGGCTTCAATCGTCTCGGCCTGCCGCTCGAGGATGCCATTGCCTTTGCCAACGACGTGTCGCGTCCGGCAAGCTTCTCGCCGGTCCTGGTGCTGTCGCATCTCCATAGCGGCGACACTCCCTCTTCGCCGCTCAATCAGAAGCAGCTTTCGGCTTTCCAAAGGGTTGCCGAGGCTTTCGAAGGCATCGAGACGAGCCTTTCGGCTTCCGCCGGGATCTTCCTCGGCCCCGACTATCATTTCGATCTCACCCGCCCCGGCATCGCGCTTTACGGCGGCGAGGCGGTGGCCGGGGTGCCGAACCCGATGAAGCCGGTCGCCAAGGCGGAAGCCCGCATCATCCAGATCCGCGACGGGAAAAAGGGCGAGACGGTGAGCTACGGCGGAACCTACCAGCTTTCCCGCGACAGCCGGCTGGCGGTCGTGTCTGCCGGATATGCGGACGGCTACAAGCGCGCACTCTCCGGCTCTGGGGTGCCGCTACGCAAGACAGTCGCCCAGGGCGGTTTCGGCTTCGTCGCCGGCCGCAAGGTGCCGGTCATCGGCCGCATCACCATGGACCTGACGATCTTCGACGTCACCGATATCCCGGCATCGAACATCCAGGCCGGCGACTATGTCGAACTGTTCGGCCCGAACGTCGCCCTCGACGACGTTGCCCGCGCCGCCGGCACGATCGGCTACGAGCTGCTCACCAGCCTCGGCCTGCGCTATGAGCGGCGTTATATTTATCCCGACGACTGA
- the radA gene encoding DNA repair protein RadA has translation MAKSKTQFVCQNCGTVHNRWAGKCDGCGEWNTIIEDDMMGGIGSGPGKVPKKGRAVALTTLSGETEEAPRIFTGISELDRATGGGFVRGSAVLVGGDPGIGKSTLLMQAAAALSRRGHRIIYVSGEEAVAQVRLRAQRLDAADTEVLLAAETNVEDILATIGEGKRPDLVIIDSIQTLWSDTADSAPGTVTQVRTGVQAMIRFAKQTGAAMVLVGHVTKEGQIAGPRVVEHMVDAVLYFEGDRGHHYRILRTVKNRFGPTDEIGVFEMSDKGLREVTNPSELFLGERNSKSPGAAVFAGMEGTRPVLVEVQALVAPTSLGTPRRAVVGWDSSRLSMILAVLEAHCGVKLGQHDVYLNVAGGYRITEPAADLAVASALVSSLAGLALPADCVYFGEISLSGAVRPVSQTAQRLKEAEKLGFSGAMLPATSAEVPKGANGRWVTIEDLPDLVSRIAGSAAKLRQTPEDD, from the coding sequence ATGGCAAAATCCAAAACCCAATTCGTGTGCCAGAACTGCGGCACGGTGCATAACCGCTGGGCCGGCAAGTGTGACGGCTGCGGCGAGTGGAACACCATTATCGAAGACGACATGATGGGCGGCATCGGTAGTGGGCCCGGCAAGGTGCCGAAGAAGGGCCGCGCCGTGGCGCTCACCACGCTGTCGGGCGAGACCGAGGAGGCGCCGCGCATCTTCACCGGCATTTCCGAGCTCGACCGAGCGACCGGCGGAGGTTTCGTGCGCGGTTCTGCGGTGCTGGTCGGCGGCGATCCGGGCATCGGCAAGTCGACGCTGCTGATGCAGGCGGCGGCGGCCCTTTCCCGCCGCGGCCATCGGATCATCTATGTCTCGGGCGAAGAGGCGGTGGCGCAGGTGCGGCTTCGTGCCCAACGCCTGGATGCCGCCGATACCGAAGTGCTCCTCGCCGCCGAAACCAATGTCGAGGATATTCTCGCTACCATCGGCGAGGGCAAGCGCCCCGACCTCGTCATCATCGATTCGATCCAGACGCTGTGGAGCGACACCGCCGATTCGGCGCCCGGCACCGTCACCCAGGTGCGCACCGGCGTCCAGGCGATGATCCGGTTTGCCAAGCAGACCGGGGCCGCCATGGTCCTCGTCGGCCACGTCACCAAGGAAGGCCAGATCGCCGGCCCGCGCGTCGTCGAGCACATGGTCGATGCGGTCCTCTATTTCGAAGGCGACCGCGGCCACCACTACCGCATCCTGCGCACCGTCAAGAACCGATTCGGGCCGACCGACGAGATCGGCGTCTTCGAAATGTCCGACAAGGGCTTACGCGAAGTCACCAACCCGTCCGAACTCTTCCTCGGCGAGCGCAACTCGAAATCACCAGGCGCTGCGGTCTTCGCCGGCATGGAGGGCACAAGGCCGGTTCTCGTCGAAGTGCAGGCGCTGGTCGCGCCGACCTCGCTCGGCACGCCCAGGCGCGCCGTGGTCGGTTGGGATTCGTCGCGCCTGTCGATGATTCTCGCGGTGCTGGAAGCCCATTGCGGTGTGAAGCTCGGCCAGCACGACGTTTATCTGAACGTGGCCGGCGGCTACCGCATCACCGAACCGGCCGCTGACCTTGCGGTCGCTTCTGCGCTGGTCTCGTCGCTTGCCGGTCTTGCTCTGCCGGCCGATTGCGTCTATTTCGGCGAAATCAGCCTCTCGGGCGCGGTGCGGCCGGTTTCACAGACTGCGCAACGCCTTAAGGAAGCTGAGAAACTTGGTTTTTCAGGGGCGATGCTGCCGGCCACGTCCGCCGAAGTGCCGAAGGGTGCCAACGGACGCTGGGTGACGATCGAGGACCTGCCGGATCTGGTATCCCGCATCGCGGGTTCCGCCGCCAAGCTGAGACAAACGCCGGAAGATGATTGA
- a CDS encoding low affinity iron permease family protein codes for MAASNRQHNIFDIFSSAIASWSGKPVTFVAAVVLIVVWGVTGPFFGFSETWQLVVNTGTTIITFLMVFVLQNSQNRDGEAVQAKLDELILSSQAANEFIGIEKLDEEQLRKLSESLQRRAKTLDQEAENV; via the coding sequence ATGGCCGCCTCCAATAGACAACACAACATCTTCGATATTTTTTCGAGCGCCATAGCCTCTTGGTCGGGAAAGCCCGTCACGTTTGTGGCGGCCGTCGTCCTGATCGTCGTCTGGGGCGTCACCGGACCGTTCTTCGGATTTTCGGAAACCTGGCAGCTTGTGGTCAATACCGGCACGACCATCATCACCTTCCTGATGGTCTTCGTCCTGCAAAATTCCCAGAACAGGGACGGCGAGGCGGTCCAGGCGAAACTCGACGAGCTGATCCTGTCGAGCCAGGCCGCCAACGAGTTCATCGGCATTGAAAAACTGGACGAGGAGCAGCTTCGCAAGCTCAGCGAAAGTCTGCAACGCCGCGCCAAGACGCTGGATCAGGAGGCGGAGAACGTCTAG
- a CDS encoding type II toxin-antitoxin system ParD family antitoxin, translating to MTEIHLSDEDRDFIEEQVKAGIYKDVDEVVAAGLRLLGSKEGKLVELQRLIQEGIDDVEAGRVHHYASGEDLLNDIKRMSAERKQKTGTGH from the coding sequence ATGACCGAGATCCATCTCAGCGACGAGGACCGCGACTTCATCGAGGAACAGGTGAAGGCCGGGATTTATAAGGATGTCGACGAAGTCGTGGCAGCGGGACTGCGACTGCTTGGGAGCAAGGAAGGCAAGCTCGTCGAGCTGCAGCGCCTTATCCAGGAGGGGATCGATGACGTCGAAGCCGGCCGTGTCCATCATTATGCTTCCGGGGAAGACTTGCTGAACGACATCAAGCGCATGTCGGCCGAACGCAAGCAGAAGACGGGGACCGGCCATTAA
- a CDS encoding SDR family NAD(P)-dependent oxidoreductase: protein MTIDLKGRIALVTGASRGIGYFTALALAKAGAHVIATARTVGGLEDLDDAIKAAGGTATLVPFDITDMAAIDKLGASIFERWGKLDILVANAGILGVISPLGHIEAKVFEKVMLTNVTAIWRLIRSVEPLLTKSDAGRALIMSSGVASKAPAFWGAYSISKAAVENMARIWAAETDHTPLKVNIVNPGATRTAMRAQAVPGEDPETLPHPSEVAEKILFLASPTLQDTGRLFVVRDNKFADFRAPE from the coding sequence ATGACTATCGATCTGAAGGGCAGGATCGCGCTAGTGACCGGCGCGTCGCGGGGCATCGGCTATTTCACAGCGCTCGCTCTGGCAAAAGCAGGCGCGCATGTGATTGCCACCGCCCGCACGGTCGGCGGCCTCGAGGATCTCGACGACGCGATCAAGGCGGCCGGCGGCACCGCCACGCTGGTTCCCTTCGACATCACCGACATGGCGGCGATCGACAAGCTCGGCGCCTCGATCTTCGAGCGCTGGGGCAAGCTCGACATCCTCGTGGCGAATGCCGGCATCCTCGGCGTCATCTCGCCGCTCGGCCATATCGAGGCAAAGGTGTTCGAGAAGGTGATGCTGACCAATGTCACCGCCATCTGGAGGCTGATCCGCTCGGTCGAGCCGCTCTTGACCAAATCCGATGCCGGCCGCGCGCTGATCATGTCATCGGGCGTCGCATCCAAGGCGCCGGCCTTCTGGGGGGCCTATTCGATCTCCAAGGCCGCCGTCGAGAACATGGCCCGCATCTGGGCCGCTGAGACCGATCACACGCCACTCAAGGTCAACATCGTCAATCCCGGCGCCACCCGCACCGCGATGCGCGCCCAGGCCGTTCCCGGCGAAGATCCGGAAACCCTGCCGCATCCCTCGGAAGTTGCCGAAAAGATCCTCTTCCTCGCCTCCCCCACCCTTCAGGATACCGGCCGTCTGTTCGTCGTGCGCGACAACAAGTTCGCGGACTTCCGCGCGCCGGAATAA
- a CDS encoding CvpA family protein has protein sequence MPITIFDGIVIAVTLFSAVLAMVRGFSREVLSIASWAGSIAAAYYLYPLVLPYVKPHLSDERIAIAASAGAIFLIALIVISFITTRIADFIIDSRIGALDRTLGFLFGAARGILLLVVAVAFWNWLVAANAQPTWVTQAKSKPFLDTLVARLEAVLPADIEPQIRARILGKEAAPADGAPAQDQPAADDAPATNN, from the coding sequence ATGCCCATCACGATTTTCGATGGTATCGTCATCGCTGTGACGCTGTTTTCCGCCGTTCTCGCCATGGTTCGCGGTTTTTCGCGAGAGGTGCTGTCGATAGCAAGCTGGGCCGGCTCGATCGCCGCCGCCTATTACCTCTATCCCCTGGTTCTGCCCTATGTGAAGCCGCACCTCAGTGACGAGCGCATCGCGATCGCCGCGTCCGCGGGCGCCATCTTCCTGATCGCGCTGATCGTCATCTCGTTCATCACCACGCGGATCGCCGATTTCATCATCGACAGCCGCATCGGTGCGCTCGACCGGACGCTTGGTTTCCTGTTCGGCGCCGCTCGCGGCATCCTGCTGCTCGTCGTCGCTGTCGCGTTCTGGAACTGGCTGGTGGCCGCCAATGCCCAGCCGACCTGGGTGACACAGGCGAAATCGAAGCCATTCCTCGATACGCTGGTCGCCCGCCTCGAAGCCGTGCTGCCCGCCGATATCGAGCCGCAGATCCGCGCCCGCATCCTCGGCAAGGAAGCAGCGCCTGCCGATGGCGCTCCGGCTCAGGATCAGCCGGCGGCAGATGACGCGCCTGCGACAAATAATTGA
- the cysS gene encoding cysteine--tRNA ligase, translating to MSISLRFYNTLTREKTAFTPIDPQNVRMYVCGPTVYDYAHIGNARPAIVFDVLFRLLRHVYGEANVTYARNITDVDDKINARALRDHPGLPLNEAIRLVTEKTETQYHEDVALLGNLKPTVEPRATDTIAEMIEIIEKLIGNGHAYVAKGEVLFDTKSMADYGQLSKRPLDEQQAGARVAVDAHKKNPGDFVLWKLSSHNEPGWESPWGRGRPGWHIECSAMSRRYLGEVFDIHGGGLDLIFPHHENEIAQSRCAHGTDVMANVWMHNGFVQVEGRKMSKSEGNFITIYDLLHTEKFGGRQWPGEVLRLAMLMTHYREPIDFSVKRLEEAERLLAKWPTAEASGAAPCDAVVNALADDLNTVAAVQALHALAQEAHGDPDALAAFAASAAFLGVLPEKTEVDEALASAVDALVALRLEMLKAKNFAEADRIRNELSDKGIQLKDGKDAATGERVTTWEVKR from the coding sequence ATGAGCATTTCGCTCAGGTTCTACAATACGCTGACCCGTGAAAAGACGGCGTTCACACCGATCGACCCCCAGAACGTACGCATGTATGTCTGCGGCCCGACGGTCTACGACTATGCCCATATCGGCAATGCCCGACCGGCCATCGTCTTCGACGTGCTTTTCCGGCTGCTCCGCCATGTCTATGGCGAGGCCAACGTCACCTATGCCCGCAACATCACCGACGTCGACGACAAGATCAACGCCCGGGCGCTACGCGACCATCCCGGCCTGCCGCTCAACGAGGCCATCCGCCTTGTCACGGAAAAGACCGAGACGCAGTACCACGAGGACGTCGCCCTGCTCGGCAATCTGAAGCCGACCGTCGAGCCGCGTGCCACCGACACCATTGCCGAGATGATCGAGATCATCGAGAAGCTGATCGGCAATGGCCATGCCTATGTCGCAAAAGGCGAAGTGCTGTTCGACACCAAGTCGATGGCCGACTACGGCCAGCTTTCCAAGCGTCCGCTCGACGAACAGCAGGCCGGCGCCCGTGTCGCCGTCGATGCGCACAAGAAAAACCCCGGCGATTTCGTGCTGTGGAAACTCTCCTCCCATAACGAACCCGGCTGGGAAAGTCCCTGGGGCCGCGGCCGTCCGGGCTGGCATATCGAGTGCTCGGCGATGAGCCGCCGTTATCTCGGCGAGGTGTTCGACATCCATGGCGGCGGGCTCGACCTGATCTTCCCGCACCATGAGAACGAGATTGCCCAGTCGCGCTGCGCCCATGGCACGGACGTGATGGCGAATGTCTGGATGCATAACGGCTTCGTGCAGGTCGAAGGCCGCAAGATGTCGAAGTCCGAGGGCAATTTCATCACCATCTACGACCTGCTGCACACCGAAAAATTCGGCGGCCGCCAATGGCCGGGCGAGGTGCTGCGGCTGGCCATGCTGATGACGCACTACCGCGAGCCGATCGACTTTTCGGTGAAGCGGCTGGAAGAGGCCGAGCGCCTTCTCGCCAAGTGGCCGACGGCGGAAGCCTCCGGTGCCGCCCCTTGCGATGCGGTGGTGAACGCGCTTGCCGACGACCTCAACACGGTCGCAGCCGTGCAGGCACTGCACGCGTTGGCACAGGAGGCCCACGGCGATCCGGACGCGCTTGCGGCGTTTGCCGCCAGTGCCGCTTTTCTCGGCGTGCTGCCTGAGAAAACCGAGGTCGACGAGGCGCTGGCATCCGCCGTCGACGCCCTGGTCGCCCTGCGGCTCGAAATGCTGAAGGCGAAAAATTTCGCTGAGGCCGACCGCATCCGCAACGAACTGTCGGACAAGGGCATCCAGTTGAAGGACGGCAAGGACGCGGCGACGGGCGAGAGGGTGACGACCTGGGAGGTGAAGCGGTAA